Proteins encoded by one window of Lathyrus oleraceus cultivar Zhongwan6 chromosome 1, CAAS_Psat_ZW6_1.0, whole genome shotgun sequence:
- the LOC127080348 gene encoding PLASMODESMATA CALLOSE-BINDING PROTEIN 1 gives MEEARSWHIVLFLLCLSFYSGLCRNSIILKEDSSYEFSTTQLDSIPIVNPTTPGSGNPYPTVNPTSPQPPDTSTGGQSPTTPDTSPTNPYSNPPASTTPYSNPPASTNPYSNPTSPAVTPTTPTTTPTGPSGSSGGSSGGQWCVASPSAAETTLKVALDYACGYGADCSQIQQGGTCFDPNTLVDHASYAFNDYFQKNPAPTSCVFGGVASLTTKDPSHGNCHYSSSKTTSMSPPNPPTPPTTMTPPSPTTMTPPTPTLMTPSSPGMTMPDPDGGSSSVYGSPPGGSPNIATSTSFSILLLLTTSLSATLHLQNYI, from the exons ATGGAAGAAGCTAGAAGTTGGCACATTGTGttatttttgctatgtctttCCTTCTATTCAG gttTATGTCGGAATTCCATAATATTAAAAGAAGATTCATCTTACGAATTTAGTACTACTCAATTGGATTCGATTCCGATTGTAAACCCTACAACACCGGGATCAGGAAATCCATACCCTACGGTTAACCCGACATCTCCTCAACCACCGGATACAAGTACGGGAGGACAAAGCCCAACAACTCCGGACACAAGCCCAACAAATCCATATTCAAACCCGCCCGCCTCTACAACTCCGTATTCAAACCCACCGGCCTCTACAAATCCGTACTCAAACCCAACAAGCCCAGCCGTAACTCCCACGACACCAACTACTACTCCAACAGGCCCGTCTGGATCGTCTGGTGGCAGCAGCGGTGGCCAATGGTGTGTTGCAAGCCCATCGGCTGCAGAGACTACTCTAAAAGTAGCTCTTGATTATGCTTGTGGTTATGGTGCTGATTGTTCGCAAATTCAACAAGGAGGAACTTGTTTTGACCCAAACACACTTGTAGATCATGCTTCTTATGCATTCAATGATTACTTCCAAAAGAATCCTGCTCCTACAAGCTGTGTTTTTGGAGGAGTAGCATCACTTACAACTAAAGATCCAA GTCATGGAAATTGCCACTATTCATCCTCCAAAACAACAAG CATGAGTCCACCAAATCCACCAACTCCACCAACAACAATGACTCCACCTTCTCCAACAACAATGACTCCACCTACACCAACTCTTATGACTCCATCTTCACCAGGCATGACAATGCCTGATCCAGATGGAGGATCATCATCGGTCTATGGTTCACCGCCGGGAGGAAGCCCCAATATAGCCACATCTACTTCTTTTTCCATACTGCTCTTACTTACTACAAGCCTCTCCGCTACACTTCATCTGCAAAATTACATCTAG